A window of Athene noctua chromosome 27, bAthNoc1.hap1.1, whole genome shotgun sequence genomic DNA:
CGGGGAGTGGGGTCACCACGGCCCCTCCTGGGACGGGGCTGCCGGGTGCTGCCTGAGCCAAAGAATAAAATAACCCCCTAAAAAAAGCCCGGTAATGCATGTGTAATTTTTCATTGATAGCTGAATACCTACAGGGACACGGTGCTTCCATCTCAGCTGCTATTTTTTGTCATGTAGTAATGCGTCTGCAAAGATAATTGCACCGTTCCCTCAATAGCAGAGGCAGGAAAAGGTAGCGAGAGCCTGGACTTTCTTCTTTCGCTGCCGGGGAACAAGCCCTGGACTCTCACCTGCTGCTGCGGGCTCTGCCCTGGCCCCTGGGCGGCCGCCGTGAGGCGCCTGAAGGGCTGGGGGGGACCACTCTGGTGGGGGCTGGGGTGCGGTGCCAACAGCCACGGGGTGCagggggctctgcccccccccggggtgtaGAGCTGCTGCGCAGGGGCCCAGGGACCCTTGTCGGGAGGGTCCCGCTGTGGGGCAGCACCCCAAGGGGGGGACCCTGCAGGGGGAGGCGGGCTGGCAGCCGTGCAGTGGCGCTCTTGAAACAAAAACCAGTTAAAACCAATAGGAGGCCTTGACTGAGTCAAGTACAGGCAGGAATAACAAGGTCAGAGCACCGGGGAGTGCTCCCCTCAGAACCTCCGCGCACTCTGCGCCCAGCGCGGCTCCGCTCTGGACTGGTCCTTGCTGGGCTGGGGTgaggggagggcgagggggggctggcaggaggctggggctgggcgaTGGTGGAATGAAGTGGATAGCGGCTCGTGCTGAAACCACCGGTGGCTGCTGGTGCGTTTGGAGTAGCAGTCTGTAGGCTCCAGAGTTAATGCCAGGCTGACGGGGAGAGCGACTTGCCCCTCAGCGCTGCGCCTTCAGCCCGTATGATGGTGGAGGCCGAGGTGTTTCGGGAAGCTTTGGAAGCCACAGAGAGTGACTGCAGGGGGACGCAGCCTCCTCGCTCTCCCGGGGCCTCGGGGATCGCAGCAGCCGACTCTCCCTCTGTCCGTCTCCAAACGTGCTCCGGGAAGAGGGGTAAGAGCCTCTGACGCTGGCTCAGAGCCGGTTCCACGCAAATAATAAACCTGTGCAGCGCTCCTGCGCcgaggggctgcggcggggctCAGCCCGTGCCCGGGGGTCCTGGCACCAGCCCCTTCCCGTCCCGGGGCTCGCTCCTTCCCAGCTTCCAGCAGGTGGAAGCACACTGCCAGCTCCGCCAGCCATGTCTCCACCCTGCCCGTGTCCCCACCTTGTCCGTGTCCCCACCCTgcccgtgtccccagccccgtgtcccTCGCCCGCCGTGCCGTGCCCAGGCCTTGCCAGCCGCCACGTGCCTCCGGCCCCGCTCGAGGGACCCGTCCGTCTCGGCCAGGCCTTGCCCCGCTCCCCATCACGCTGCCGGGGGACGCGGCTCCGGAGCCCCGAGAGCCGCCCGCTCCCGGCACCCCGCGCTGCCTGGACCCACGGAGAGCCCCGGACGAGGGGGACGGCGGCCGGGGAAGGCGCCTCTTCCCGGCCCTGCGCTGCGGGGCGCCGAGCGAGGGTCCAGGGCCTGTTGTGGAGGCCCCGGAAACCTTTCCTGTCCGTGTTCGTTCTCTGCCCGTTTCCGCTCCGGGTCCCGCAGCTCCCGCCACGCGGCCGGGACGGGATGCCCCCGGCACAGCCCGTCCCGGCGTGCCGGTGCCGGATCCCCCCGTGCCAGCTCCGGCGGCGAGTGCCCGGTCCCTCCTGCCGGGCGCGGGGGCAGCGGGACCCCAGCGCCGGCCCGACCGcggcagctccagccctgccccaggcctGGGGCCctgccccgagccgagccccggccAGCTCAGCGcgggcagcagcggcagctccgggccccgctccccgccgtgCCGCAGCGGTGCCCGGtgcgcggcggcgggcagggctggccccgctccagcctcTGTGTTATCTCAGGGGAGCTCGACCGCTCCCGCACCTTGCCCGCCCGCCGCTGTGAGGGCAAACACCGGCAGGCACCGGCCTTTTGCTCACCGGCCTCCCCCTCCCGTGCGCCTCATCCTCCCCTCCCGGGCTCCATCTGCCCTCTCGCCCCCCGCGGGACCCAGCGCAgggcccggggcccccccgcacccctccccgctccccgcctgcCCCGTTCGGGGGTCCCAGCGGGGGGAAGGGGGCGCTCTGCCGGCGGGGGTCTGCGGTTGGGCTGAGCCGCTGCTCCCCCCGGGCAGAGCGACGAGCCCAGCAAGTCCCTGAGTCGGAGCCGCGGAGCGTCCGGTGCTGGGAGAGGCCGGGGCAAGGCGGGGGGGCACGCGGGGGAAgggggtgcagggagagggggcGAATTTGCCTCCAGAGAGGGAGGGGGgatgttccccaggccctggcgACCTTCCCCGGCCGCTGCGGGCGCCGAGACCCCCCCACCTCTGGCAGCCGCCCCCTGCCCGGCCGCTGGCCCCGGCttggccccccccgcccgctcggGCCCCCCTCGGTCCCCAGGGCTGTAAATCCCGGCGGTACCTGGGCCGGGGTCGGTCACCCGGGCTCGGGGGCTCCTGCCGcgctctgcccccccccgcggcaccGGGGCCCGCAGGGATGCTCCGCGGATCCTCCCGACGTTTTTCCCGCCGGGGGGCCCGGCACCACCcgggccgcatcctgccccggCGCCGTCCCCGCCGGGCGCTGTCGCGGGGGGGGTGACCTGCGGCACTGCCGCCCCCCGCTCCTCCCCCCGCGGTATCAAACGCCTCAGCGCGCTCCCCGGGCCCCTGAACCGCCTCGGGGCGCCGGTGGCTTTGTCCagcggggagcccgggggggggcgcgggctgcgctgggggcgggggggctctggggggggcgcggggctgccgccgccccgctcccctccccatcccggCTCAGGGTCCCCCCGCTCCCGGTCCAGCGGGGGGGCCTGTGTCCCGGGGCCGGAaccccccagcgctgccccccccgagcagcagcacccggggccgcccggcgcggctcggtgccggtgccggtgccggtgccgcgcGGGAAATGCGGGGGCGCCGCGCTCGGAGGATtacggcggcgggggggggaagggcaaggagcggggccgccgccgccgccgccgtatAAAAGCGCgtccgcgcccgccgcgcccgggctgcggtggcggcggcggcggcggctccacTCCAGGTGCGGCGGCTCCCGGCAACTTCCCGCTCGCGGCGGCGTCTGTCGGTCTGTCGGTCTGTCGGTCTGTCGGTCTGGGCATCGCGTCGCGTCCGGCAGCGGTTCCCCGAGCGCTgcggccgccccgtcccgtcGCTCGGGGCCGGCGGTGACGTGTCCCCCCCCGGGGGTGCGTGTCCCTCGGCGCGGCCGGttcctccccgtccccccccgggcTGGCGGGTCCCCGCGTCCCTCGGCGCGGTCGGTTCCCTCCCATCCTTGTGGCCGTCCCCCCGGGCTGGCGGGTCCCGGTGCCGCTGgtcgccccccccccgctccgggcTGACAGCTCTGTCCAGCCCCGCCACCGCGCAGCCCCCGGTGACGGCGTTGTCCCTCGGGTTTCTTCCAGCCCCACACCCGGCGGCAACATGTGGCTCCTGGAGCGGCTGCGTGGCGTGGCGGAGAACGGCGGGTCCCGGGGCACGGGGCAGGACGAGTCCCCGCGAGGGTCCCGCTACAGCAACGTCCTCACCCCCGACAAGATCCCCGACTTCTTCATCCCGCCCAAGCTGAGCGCGGCGCCCGCCGAGGCCGAGGGCCCCGAGCCCCCCGCAGCGCCCGCCCTGGGCCCCTCGGCCTCGGAGCAGGACCTGGCCGGGCGCAagcccccgcgcagcccccggccgTCCAGCCGGCCCCGCTCGCGGGCCACGGGCCGGCACATCATCCAGATCGAGAGCGCCGAGGACTGGGCGGCCGAGGGGGGCTTCGGCACCAACGTGGACCCGCAGGCGCAGACGGCCATGTCGCTGCCCTACGTGCCCAAGGCGCAGACCTCCTACGGCTTCGCCACGCTGGTGGAGAGCCCCCACACGCGGCGCAAAGAGTCGCTCTTCCACAGCGAgcacagcagcctctgcccctCGCCGGCCACCTCGCCCAGCGCCCAGCGCAGAGCCAAGCTCAACGGCGAGAGCGGCCCCCGGGCACCCGCCGACCTGGGCGCAGCCCTCATGCACCCCGGCCGCTACTTCAGCGGCGGCGAGAGCGACACGTGCTCCTCGGCCGAGTCCTCGCCCTTTGGCTCCCCGCTGCTCTCCCGCTCCGTCTCCCTGCTGAAGATCTTCAGCCAGGAGAGCCAGTCCAAGGTCATCAAGCTGAAGCACTCGGTGGCCCGCAACAGCTCGCTGTCCACCGACGACAGCTCGGCCGACACCAGCCCCAGCGCCCAGCGCCGCGCCAGAAGCGCTCCGGCcggggggcagccccccaccGCCCTGCTGCCCCTGGACCTGCCGCCGGGCCGCGACCGGGAGCACAGCCTGCGGCTCAGCCGGGGCGGGAGCCTGCGCCTGGCCGCCGAGTACGACCCCTCCAACGCCCGCCTGCGCGTGCGGCTCGTCTCCGCCGAGGACCTCTACGACGCCCTCGTCGACCTGCGCAGCATCAACTGCTGCGTCTCGCTGTGCCTCAACCCCGGGAAGCTGCAGAAGCAGCGCAGCACCATCGTCAAGAACAGCCGCAACCCCGTCTTCAATGAGGACTTCTTCTTCGACGGGCTGGGCCCCGGCCACGCCAGGAAGATGTCCCTGAAGCTCAAGGTGGTCAACAAGGGCAGCAGCCTTAAGCGGGACACgctgctgggggagaaggagctgCCGCTCACCGCCCTCCTGTCCTGCCTGTAGGCGCTTGCTGCCAGCCCCGCAGGGAGCTGCCTGCCCGTGGGGCTGGGGCGAGGTGGgggggccggccccggcccccggccccgctggagGGGGGCTCGGAAGGGCCCCGCAGAGGAGGGACGGGGCCGTGGCGGAGCATGGGGGTCCCCGGGGCGGCTCTGCCAGCACCAGCCCTCCTGCGGTGGGACGGGCAGGGCCGGCAGCCACGgcctctcccttctctccctccccgctccccccggggcccAGCGGGAAGCGGGAGCCgccgtccctgtccccactggGAGGGGTGGATGTCGGCTGCTGGGCTCTTCCCCCCGTGCCGGTCCCCAGCTGGCCAGCAGGAAGGTCGGGGGTGGGTGGATCTGGGTAGCACACCTACCGCCCCTCTCTCAAAGCCCCAGCTTCTGGAGTCAGGGGATAGCATCGATCtcagctttaatttaaaagacaagtGTCTAGTCTTCgaaactgcagagaaaatactGCAGAGGTGACCCGAGAGTGGGCCAAGGGAGGTGACCCTTAGGAGTGAGTCAGGTTTGTGGGGTTTGAGCCTTTCCTGGGCTCTTCCCAGCCCTGCGGGACTGCACGGATGTGCAGGTCGGCTTGGTCCGACACCCGCAGCCTCCCGGACCCCCCCTGCGCACCCCCAGCAGCGTCCCCCCTGCTGACCCCCTGCGGGAAACTGCTCAGGGGCTCCGGGTTTGCCCAAATCCAGGAGGCTGCTGTGCCCGTCCCCTGCCCACGGGAGGGGGATGCCGGGGCTGGCGCTGCCGTGGGGGGGTCCTGGCACCCCTCGCCCTGGGCACACGGGGGCCCCCAGGCAGTGTCCCAGCAGACGCACTTGCTGACAAAAGCCGAGGTGGGGGGAGCAGCCCTCCCTGGGTGCTGGTGGTCTGGCTGGCACCGGGGACATGCCCACGGGTCACTGGGCGGGGGGACAGGCCGAGGCtcccccaccctcctcccccctcGCCTGCTGGGGCTCAGGGGTGTGTGAGCGGCTGCACCCGCTGGGCAGGAGGGACGTGTCCCCTGCGGCCACCAAGCCCAGGGGACCCGGCTCCCTGCAGGGACTGGCCTGGCTCTGCAGTTCCCtgtggggggcagtggggggtcccccatccctccctgccgccCCGGTGGTGGAGATGCCGTCGGGGCATTTCTGCGGGTGGATAAAACAGACGCCTCGTGGCTTGGTGTGGTGTTTCCCGTCACGTCGGGCTCTGCATGTTTCTGTGGAAGGGAGCAGAATTCGCAGCGCTCCTGTCGTGCCTGTTGCCGCACGCGtggacacacgcacacacgtgtcCCTCTGTGTTAACCTCTGTGGTGGCAGTTGATGTTCCTCCCTTGTCCTTTGCAGCAGATGGCAGATTTCAGTGTTGGCTATTTATATCCGAGGCTGATCTTTCCCAGCGTGTTTTACTTCTGTCTGTAAATATGTTTCAGGTACGCAAGGCATGGTTCTGGTAAGCGCGGTGTTTGCATGTCGGGGGGATTTAGGGTGATCGTGGCTGTTTGTCGAGCTTGTGTCTGAACACGAACCGTGCAGGACGTAAGGAGCAGATACGTCCCTCCTTAGCGGGGGGGTTCCCACCTgaggcttccagctgctcccccaggAACCGACACGGGGGTCACTCCTTGGCCCCCCGAGTGCCCAGGCTCGTCCTGGGGAGGGTGTGACGGGGAGATGGGCCCcgtccctgggctgggggggaaCGTCCTGCCCCTGCGCAGACCCGGGGCAGGAAGGGGACCCGGCCTGGTGGTCCCCGAGGTGCTGTGCCTGCGAGGGGCTGGTGGGACCCAGatgctgctggggtgggagggaccCAGCAGGCTGCGAGGGGAGGGGGAACAGGAGCTGGGACACGATTCTGGTGCTCTGTGGGAGGGTGGGGGTGACGCATCCCCCACAGCAGAGCTGCGTGCCTTTGGGTTTGGGGAAGGGGGATGCCGAGAGCAGGACCCTGGGTTGCTCCTTGGGTTGGGGCTGGCCCTGGGGGGACACCCAGGGCCTGGGGGCTTGTGCTGTCCCACCCCCTGCCTGTCCCGGGGGGGCCTCGCTGGGGGCGATGGCGCAAGCCCGGGACGTGCCGCTGTGCGCCCACTCCTGCGGTGGGAGCCGGGACTGCGGCCTGGCTGGGTCCTTCCTCCCCTGTAGCTCTTTTCTACTGTTCTTGCTTTGATATTTCTGTGGCTGGATTTAATGATGCATTTTTGgagtgaaaaaatatattaatactgGAATTGAATGTTTGTTTACAGATGACGTCCCCTTTTTAGTGCAATAAAGTAATTTCTAAAACAGACGCCGGTGGTGCCCCGGCTCCTGCTTTCCCTGAGACGTTCCCTCTGCTTTCCCCTGCCGTGGCCGTGCCGTCCCGGGCCCCGTTACCTTCCCTGGCGGCTCCCGGGGACACGGGGAACAGGGAACGCGGGGAAAGGGGCTGTTCCTGccgggggggggagctggggctgccctggctggggCCGAGCTGAGCCAGAGCATCGCCGGCGCTGGGAGGGGGATGCGGCCAGGGAGCCCCTCgagtccttcctcctcctcggcagctcccccagcccgggCCCTGTGCTCCTGCTCGGCAGAGCTGGTGATGAAGGGTGTGATGATGCTTTTGTGCTCCGTCAGCAGCGGCTGCGGGGGCTGGAgcgctgccccgggggggccgggcacCCCCAGCCCGGGGGGCTCCGGGCGACCCTCGGGGGCTCCCTGGGGCACAGCGGAGCTCTGGCCCCGCGGCGGTGGAACCCTCCCCGCTGCTGGCGGAGCCTCGCGGCCCTTTTTCCCTCGAACCCGCCGCGGCGACTGCGCCGGCAGGAAAACAAACCCGGTGGCTCCTGCCCCGCTGTGCCCctgccgcggggctccgcgcccggaGTGATGTGCGGGTGGGATGAGCTGCTCCCAGGGGGTCCCCCGGGCCGCTTCCCGCCCCCAGCCCTccggggagcccccccccgcccggctgtCGGTGTTCAGCGGGTTACCCTGTTTTTCACCACCTTCCATTTCCAAATCTGCTTTTAAGCAGATGCTGCTGAAGGAAAGAGGGAGGTTTGTTACCCAAATGCCATTTTTCTAATTTCCACCATTCTAATAATGTCATTTTTGGTAGAAATAAAGGCTGGGAGCAGTAAACAGATccgccctccctcctccttccccctcgggGGCAGAGAAAGACGCTTGGCGAGCACTTGGCAGGTGCCAATAATTTAAGTAGTGCTTTTTCTAGAGGTGTAAAGCTACAGCAGTTAGCAATGAAATGAGGCTGATGAAGTTAGCCTGAACTAGAGTGGATGGGGTCACCCTGAACACACGAAAAATCCCTGGAAAGCGTTCAACGTTCAAAGCGCTGGAAGCAGCcagaggggcggggaggggcgtcTTGTGGGGGAAGATCTAACTCTGAATTTGTAATCGAGTAGATGTGGGAAGGAAAGGTGGCTGCACCCGGGGGGGTTGGGGTCAGGCTGAGATGAGCCTCTGAATTGGAAGATGCTGGTGATGgccgggggggagcagggggacaccccccccgcaGCGCAGCCCCTCGGGACGGGGGGAGCCCAGGCGAGGTGCAGCCCTTGTGGGACCCCCTGCCTGTCGCTGGCGGAGCCCACGCCGAGGGGTGCTGGAGCCCCGGGAGCCTCCCCCCGCACGGGGGTTTCTCTgtccccgggccgggcggcggctcaGCGGATCCGTGCGGGAAGCCGAGGCAGAGGGGGGGAGGCGGCTGGATGCGGGGGAGCCGCTGGCAGCCgctgcctcctctccctcctctccagaGCGAGATTCACCTGGGTGAGACGCGCGCACAGGCCTGGGCTATTTTTAGCCCTGTGTTCCCACAATGCGAGGACTCAACTTCTGAGAAAATTGACTGGAGCTCATTTAGCTGCGTGCGTGATGGCTGGCGAAGGAGGGAGAGGGCAAACGAGGGGCCCAACCTCagacggggcgggcggcggagctggggctgcccggggctTCCCGGGGAAGAGCCCGGCGGGGCCGACCCTGGGGGCTCATATCTGGGGGGCTCATCCCTTCCCCTCGCCGTGGCTGGGGCCAGAACAGCTTTTGGCTGATCAGGGCTGACACGGCTGCTCCTCCTCTCCGGATTCCTGGGCACTGTTGGGGCTGGGGGAGCATCGAGtggccccccccgggcagccccagcctggccgTGTCCCTCCCCCCACTTCGACTTGGCTGCCGATTTACAGTTTTGGTCAGAAAAAGCATCTTCCCGTTGCCTGGCAACCCTCGGCCGCCCGGTCCAGCAGCgggtgcggggtggggggggctctctcctgcccgcagccccccccgtgcCGGGGGCGAGGGCCCgcgggggctgcccggtgccggAGGTGGACATGGTGTATGCGAAGCGTTTCCCGTGCGGGGGGTCCGCGGGGGGGGGCAGATGGCCCCGCACGCTCCCGCTGTGCCCGAGGTGTGAAACCGTCGCCCGCCACAGGCTCAACGCCGCCTTCCAGCGCGGTGGCTCCCGGGATGTGACTCACGGGGCCAGCAAACGGGCAACTGCATCCAGCGTCAGGCGGCACAGAGGAACCTCGGGGCGAGGAGAGCCTGGCTCCCGCCCGGGGCGGCAGCTCTGCGACCCCGCGGCCTCCCAGGGTGGCCGCGGCT
This region includes:
- the C2CD4C gene encoding C2 calcium-dependent domain-containing protein 4C gives rise to the protein MWLLERLRGVAENGGSRGTGQDESPRGSRYSNVLTPDKIPDFFIPPKLSAAPAEAEGPEPPAAPALGPSASEQDLAGRKPPRSPRPSSRPRSRATGRHIIQIESAEDWAAEGGFGTNVDPQAQTAMSLPYVPKAQTSYGFATLVESPHTRRKESLFHSEHSSLCPSPATSPSAQRRAKLNGESGPRAPADLGAALMHPGRYFSGGESDTCSSAESSPFGSPLLSRSVSLLKIFSQESQSKVIKLKHSVARNSSLSTDDSSADTSPSAQRRARSAPAGGQPPTALLPLDLPPGRDREHSLRLSRGGSLRLAAEYDPSNARLRVRLVSAEDLYDALVDLRSINCCVSLCLNPGKLQKQRSTIVKNSRNPVFNEDFFFDGLGPGHARKMSLKLKVVNKGSSLKRDTLLGEKELPLTALLSCL